In a genomic window of Vigna angularis cultivar LongXiaoDou No.4 chromosome 6, ASM1680809v1, whole genome shotgun sequence:
- the LOC108343526 gene encoding PH, RCC1 and FYVE domains-containing protein 1 isoform X1, whose amino-acid sequence MTMEDESLATVPFDRAIEQAIVSIKKGAYLLKCGRRGKPKLCPFRLSQDERNLIWYSGQQEKHLRLSVVTKIVQGQENIRSQRQNEPEKECHSFSLIYANGERSLDLICKDKAQAASWFVGLKAVISRCQHPRAFSSLRSCKGVQSCVSSPAGILRRKKNLGLLDDSSQFTQVHSLCASPTLSLSERCFSDGLSCTSDNLYSSTSFLSSAHGVTENSVPSSPYIDPEVHSNIESIRIDKEHKKNLSYRHLTHSTSVHLGKSNVLKDVMIWGGGIGCLVGIVNERFVQGGVYSLVPKLLESTAMLDVQNIALGGKHAALVTKQGEVFCWGQGKWGRLGQKIDMDISSPKIVDSLNGLHVKHVACGEYHTCALTDSGEVYTWGNDVCCADLFNEGRTRSQWIPQNLGGSLDGISISSIACGEWHTAIVSSCGRLFTYGDGTFGVLGHGDLRSYSSPKEVESLSGLRVRSVACGSWHTSAIVEVMIDRFRYNSASGKLFTWGDGDEGRLGHSDNGSKLVPTCVTQLVDYDFVQVSCGRMLTVALTNMGKVFAMGSAKHGQLGNPHAKDKAVMVEGQLKQEFVKVISTGSYHVAVLTSAGSVYTWGRGESGQLGLGDTEDRYTPCVVEALRDRQVNTITCGPSFTAAICLHKPISISDQSTCSGCRLPFGFTRKKHNCYNCGLLFCRACSSKKIINAPLAPSKSKAFRVCDQCFDKRQGGTHSIMASKSRNYNSQQLLKHQQKIVDVTEDRGETTVTQGPLISFGQSCYRKSMPSGRKDWKNHPESQQDVQDSSSMLGGMPQWGQVPCPPIFKINGTENPVVHVSSSKNKLATVSPFSMESTTYNFSNVETDTTKSEKMLLEEVQRLRTEAKRLEEQCELKNHKIQECQQKIEESWFVAREEAAKCKAAKEVIKALALRLHTISGKDNAGQEAKVGQHEFVPNLATIVTDMKSPRDYSGDSLSNSPIVFSNTIKSKLGRSMFPKNENSNFSSGESQQDNINGLKADWVEQYEPGVYITFTTLPCGKKGLKRVRFSRKRFSEKEAEKWWEENQSTVYHKYGIEGYINTSQSQVKG is encoded by the exons ATGACGATGGAAGATGAGTCCTTGGCAACAGTCCCATTTGACAGGGCTATTGAACAG GCAATTGTGTCAATAAAGAAAGGTGCATATTTACTTAAGTGTGGTCGTAGGGGAAAGCCGAAGCTCTGTCCTTTCAGACTTTCCCAG GATGAGAGAAATTTGATTTGGTATTCAGGACAGCAGGAAAAGCATTTGCGATTGAGTGTAGTTACAAAAATTGTTCAAGGGCAAGAAAAT ATAAGGTCCCAGAGGCAAAATGAACCCGAAAAGGAGTGCCATTCATTTTCACTAATCTATGCTAATGGTGAACGTTCTCTTGATCTG ATATGCAAGGACAAGGCACAAGCTGCTTCTTGGTTTGTTGGCTTGAAAGCTGTCATCTCTAGGTGTCAGCATCCTAGAGCTTTTAGTAGTTTAAGAAGTTGCAAAGGTGTGCAGAGTTGTGTTAGTAGTCCTGCTGGGATCTTACgaagaaagaaaaatcttgGCCTTTTGGATGATAGCTCTCAGTTTACTCAG GTACATAGTTTATGTGCAAGTCCTACTTTGTCACTTTCCGAAAGGTGCTTTTCTGATGGCTTGTCATGCACTTCTGATAACCTATATTCATCGACATCTTTCCTCTCCAGCGCTCATGGTGTAACGGAAAATTCAGTGCCAAGTTCTCCATACATTGATCCAGAGGTTCATAGTAACATTGAATCAATTCGAATTGATAAGGAGCACAAAAAGAATTTGTCCTATAGGCATTTGACGCATTCTACCTCCGTACATTTAGGAAAAAGTAATGTATTGAAGGATGTAATGATATGGGGTGGAGGGATTGGGTGTCTTGTAGGGATTGTGAATGAAAGGTTTGTTCAAGGTGGGGTCTATTCTTTAGTGCCGAAGTTACTAGAATCAACTGCAATGTTAGATGTACAGAACATAGCTTTGGGAGGAAAACATGCTGCCTTAGTTACAAAACAAGGGGAAGTTTTTTGTTGGGGTCAAGGAAAGTGGGGAAGACTCGGGCAGAAAATTGATATGGACATTAGCTCCCCAAAAATAGTGGATTCTCTTAATGGTCTTCATGTAAAGCACGTTGCTTGTGGTGAATATCATACATGTGCTCTGACAGATTCTGGTGAAGTATATACTTGGGGAAATGATGTCTGCTGTGCAGATTTATTTAATGAAGGGAGAACTAGAAGTCAGTGGATACCACAAAATCTTGGCGGATCCTTAGATGGTATTAGTATCTCGAGTATTGCTTGTGGAGAATGGCATACTGCGATTGTCTCTAGTTGTGGGAGGTTATTTACTTACGGAGATGGTACATTTGGGGTTCTTGGCCATGGCGATCTTCGGAGCTATTCAAGTCCAAAAGAAGTCGAGTCTCTTAGTGGACTAAGGGTGAGGTCTGTTGCATGTGGATCATGGCATACATCTGCTATTGTTGAAGTTATGATTGATCGTTTTAGGTACAATAGTGCTAGTGGTAAGTTGTTTACATGGGGTGATGGAGATGAGGGGAGGCTTGGTCATTCCGATAACGGAAGCAAGCTTGTACCAACATGTGTTACACAACTTGTCGACTATGATTTTGTTCAAGTGTCATGTGGAAGAATGTTGACTGTAGCACTCACTAACATGGGCAAGGTTTTTGCAATGGGAAGTGCCAAACATGGACAGTTAGGAAATCCACATGCCAAGGATAAAGCAGTCATGGTTGAAGGACAACTCAAACAAGAGTTTGTTAAAGTTATATCAACCGGTTCATATCATGTTGCTGTTTTGACTTCTGCAGGGAGTGTTTATACATGGGGCAGGGGTGAAAGTGGCCAACTAGGGTTAGGTGATACTGAAGATAGATATACACCTTGTGTGGTTGAGGCTCTGAGAGATAGACAGGTAAATACTATCACTTGTGGTCCAAGCTTCACAGCTGCAATCTGTTTACACAAACCTATTTCTATTAGTGACCAATCAACTTGTAGTGGTTGTAGGTTGCCATTTGGGTTCACAAGGAAGAAGCATAACTGCTATAACTGTGGTCTTTTGTTCTGCCGTGCTTGTAGTAGTAAGAAGATTATAAATGCACCTCTAGCCCCCAGTAAGAGCAAGGCTTTTAGGGTTTGTGATCAGTGTTTTGATAAACGACAGGGAGGTACACATTCAATAATGGCATCTAAGTCCAGAAATTACAACAGTCAACAGTTGTTGAAGCATCAACAAAAAATTGTTGATGTCACTGAAGACCGGGGAGAGACAACCGTGACACAAGGTCCTCTGATATCTTTTGGTCAATCATGTTACAGGAAAAGTATGCCAAGTGGACGTAAGGATTGGAAAAACCACCCAGAAAGCCAACAGGATGTACAAGATAGTTCTTCTATGCTAGGTGGAATGCCGCAGTGGGGGCAAGTTCCATGTCCTcccatatttaaaattaatggtACAGAAAATCCAGTTGTTCAtgtttcttcatccaaaaataaattagCCACAGTTTCTCCTTTTAGTATGGAATCTACAACATATAACTTCTCTAATGTAGAGACAGATACAACTAAATCTGAGAAGATGCTACTTGAAGAAGTTCAAAGGCTGAGAACCGAG GCTAAGAGACTTGAAGAGCAATGTGAgcttaaaaatcataaaatacaaGAGTGTCAACAAAAAATTGAGGAGAGTTGGTTTGTGGCAAGGGAGGAAGCTGCTAAATGCAAGGCAGCAAAAGAGGTCATAAAAGCTTTAGCACTAAGG CTTCATACAATATCAGGAAAAGATAACGCCGGGCAAGAAGCAAAAGTTGGACAACATGAATTTGTGCCTAATCTGGCAACCATAGTTACAGATATGAAGAGTCCAAGAGATTACAGTGGGGACAGTCTATCCAATTCTCCTATTGTATTCTCTAACACGATAAAATCCAAATTAGGGAGAAGCATGTTTcccaaaaatgaaaattctaaCTTTAGTAGTGGTGAGTCTCAACAAGACAATATCAATGGATTGAAGGCTGACTGGGTAGAACAATATGAGCCAGGTGTTTACATCACATTTACAACCTTACCATGTGGGAAAAAAGGCCTTAAGCGAGTGAGATTTAG TCGCAAGCGATTCTCAGAGAAGGAAGCGGAAAAATGGTGGGAAGAGAATCAGAGCACGGTGTATCACAAGTATGGGATTGAAGGATATATAAACACGAGCCAGAGTCAGGTGAAAGGCTAA
- the LOC108343526 gene encoding PH, RCC1 and FYVE domains-containing protein 1 isoform X2, giving the protein MTMEDESLATVPFDRAIEQAIVSIKKGAYLLKCGRRGKPKLCPFRLSQDERNLIWYSGQQEKHLRLSVVTKIVQGQENIRSQRQNEPEKECHSFSLIYANGERSLDLICKDKAQAASWFVGLKAVISRCQHPRAFSSLRSCKGVQSCVSSPAGILRRKKNLGLLDDSSQFTQVHSLCASPTLSLSERCFSDGLSCTSDNLYSSTSFLSSAHGVTENSVPSSPYIDPEVHSNIESIRIDKEHKKNLSYRHLTHSTSVHLGKSNVLKDVMIWGGGIGCLVGIVNERFVQGGVYSLVPKLLESTAMLDVQNIALGGKHAALVTKQGEVFCWGQGKWGRLGQKIDMDISSPKIVDSLNGLHVKHVACGEYHTCALTDSGEVYTWGNDVCCADLFNEGRTRSQWIPQNLGGSLDGISISSIACGEWHTAIVSSCGRLFTYGDGTFGVLGHGDLRSYSSPKEVESLSGLRVRSVACGSWHTSAIVEVMIDRFRYNSASGKLFTWGDGDEGRLGHSDNGSKLVPTCVTQLVDYDFVQVSCGRMLTVALTNMGKVFAMGSAKHGQLGNPHAKDKAVMVEGQLKQEFVKVISTGSYHVAVLTSAGSVYTWGRGESGQLGLGDTEDRYTPCVVEALRDRQVNTITCGPSFTAAICLHKPISISDQSTCSGCRLPFGFTRKKHNCYNCGLLFCRACSSKKIINAPLAPSKSKAFRVCDQCFDKRQGGTHSIMASKSRNYNSQQLLKHQQKIVDVTEDRGETTVTQGPLISFGQSCYRKSMPSGRKDWKNHPESQQDVQDSSSMLGGMPQWGQVPCPPIFKINGTENPVVHVSSSKNKLATVSPFSMESTTYNFSNVETDTTKSEKMLLEEVQRLRTEAKRLEEQCELKNHKIQECQQKIEESWFVAREEAAKCKAAKEVIKALALRLHTISGKDNAGQEAKVGQHEFVPNLATIVTDMKSPRDYSGDSLSNSPIVFSNTIKSKLGRSMFPKNENSNFSSGESQQDNINGLKADWVEQYEPGVYITFTTLPCGKKGLKRVRFRFLFSVEEILKLISGQTF; this is encoded by the exons ATGACGATGGAAGATGAGTCCTTGGCAACAGTCCCATTTGACAGGGCTATTGAACAG GCAATTGTGTCAATAAAGAAAGGTGCATATTTACTTAAGTGTGGTCGTAGGGGAAAGCCGAAGCTCTGTCCTTTCAGACTTTCCCAG GATGAGAGAAATTTGATTTGGTATTCAGGACAGCAGGAAAAGCATTTGCGATTGAGTGTAGTTACAAAAATTGTTCAAGGGCAAGAAAAT ATAAGGTCCCAGAGGCAAAATGAACCCGAAAAGGAGTGCCATTCATTTTCACTAATCTATGCTAATGGTGAACGTTCTCTTGATCTG ATATGCAAGGACAAGGCACAAGCTGCTTCTTGGTTTGTTGGCTTGAAAGCTGTCATCTCTAGGTGTCAGCATCCTAGAGCTTTTAGTAGTTTAAGAAGTTGCAAAGGTGTGCAGAGTTGTGTTAGTAGTCCTGCTGGGATCTTACgaagaaagaaaaatcttgGCCTTTTGGATGATAGCTCTCAGTTTACTCAG GTACATAGTTTATGTGCAAGTCCTACTTTGTCACTTTCCGAAAGGTGCTTTTCTGATGGCTTGTCATGCACTTCTGATAACCTATATTCATCGACATCTTTCCTCTCCAGCGCTCATGGTGTAACGGAAAATTCAGTGCCAAGTTCTCCATACATTGATCCAGAGGTTCATAGTAACATTGAATCAATTCGAATTGATAAGGAGCACAAAAAGAATTTGTCCTATAGGCATTTGACGCATTCTACCTCCGTACATTTAGGAAAAAGTAATGTATTGAAGGATGTAATGATATGGGGTGGAGGGATTGGGTGTCTTGTAGGGATTGTGAATGAAAGGTTTGTTCAAGGTGGGGTCTATTCTTTAGTGCCGAAGTTACTAGAATCAACTGCAATGTTAGATGTACAGAACATAGCTTTGGGAGGAAAACATGCTGCCTTAGTTACAAAACAAGGGGAAGTTTTTTGTTGGGGTCAAGGAAAGTGGGGAAGACTCGGGCAGAAAATTGATATGGACATTAGCTCCCCAAAAATAGTGGATTCTCTTAATGGTCTTCATGTAAAGCACGTTGCTTGTGGTGAATATCATACATGTGCTCTGACAGATTCTGGTGAAGTATATACTTGGGGAAATGATGTCTGCTGTGCAGATTTATTTAATGAAGGGAGAACTAGAAGTCAGTGGATACCACAAAATCTTGGCGGATCCTTAGATGGTATTAGTATCTCGAGTATTGCTTGTGGAGAATGGCATACTGCGATTGTCTCTAGTTGTGGGAGGTTATTTACTTACGGAGATGGTACATTTGGGGTTCTTGGCCATGGCGATCTTCGGAGCTATTCAAGTCCAAAAGAAGTCGAGTCTCTTAGTGGACTAAGGGTGAGGTCTGTTGCATGTGGATCATGGCATACATCTGCTATTGTTGAAGTTATGATTGATCGTTTTAGGTACAATAGTGCTAGTGGTAAGTTGTTTACATGGGGTGATGGAGATGAGGGGAGGCTTGGTCATTCCGATAACGGAAGCAAGCTTGTACCAACATGTGTTACACAACTTGTCGACTATGATTTTGTTCAAGTGTCATGTGGAAGAATGTTGACTGTAGCACTCACTAACATGGGCAAGGTTTTTGCAATGGGAAGTGCCAAACATGGACAGTTAGGAAATCCACATGCCAAGGATAAAGCAGTCATGGTTGAAGGACAACTCAAACAAGAGTTTGTTAAAGTTATATCAACCGGTTCATATCATGTTGCTGTTTTGACTTCTGCAGGGAGTGTTTATACATGGGGCAGGGGTGAAAGTGGCCAACTAGGGTTAGGTGATACTGAAGATAGATATACACCTTGTGTGGTTGAGGCTCTGAGAGATAGACAGGTAAATACTATCACTTGTGGTCCAAGCTTCACAGCTGCAATCTGTTTACACAAACCTATTTCTATTAGTGACCAATCAACTTGTAGTGGTTGTAGGTTGCCATTTGGGTTCACAAGGAAGAAGCATAACTGCTATAACTGTGGTCTTTTGTTCTGCCGTGCTTGTAGTAGTAAGAAGATTATAAATGCACCTCTAGCCCCCAGTAAGAGCAAGGCTTTTAGGGTTTGTGATCAGTGTTTTGATAAACGACAGGGAGGTACACATTCAATAATGGCATCTAAGTCCAGAAATTACAACAGTCAACAGTTGTTGAAGCATCAACAAAAAATTGTTGATGTCACTGAAGACCGGGGAGAGACAACCGTGACACAAGGTCCTCTGATATCTTTTGGTCAATCATGTTACAGGAAAAGTATGCCAAGTGGACGTAAGGATTGGAAAAACCACCCAGAAAGCCAACAGGATGTACAAGATAGTTCTTCTATGCTAGGTGGAATGCCGCAGTGGGGGCAAGTTCCATGTCCTcccatatttaaaattaatggtACAGAAAATCCAGTTGTTCAtgtttcttcatccaaaaataaattagCCACAGTTTCTCCTTTTAGTATGGAATCTACAACATATAACTTCTCTAATGTAGAGACAGATACAACTAAATCTGAGAAGATGCTACTTGAAGAAGTTCAAAGGCTGAGAACCGAG GCTAAGAGACTTGAAGAGCAATGTGAgcttaaaaatcataaaatacaaGAGTGTCAACAAAAAATTGAGGAGAGTTGGTTTGTGGCAAGGGAGGAAGCTGCTAAATGCAAGGCAGCAAAAGAGGTCATAAAAGCTTTAGCACTAAGG CTTCATACAATATCAGGAAAAGATAACGCCGGGCAAGAAGCAAAAGTTGGACAACATGAATTTGTGCCTAATCTGGCAACCATAGTTACAGATATGAAGAGTCCAAGAGATTACAGTGGGGACAGTCTATCCAATTCTCCTATTGTATTCTCTAACACGATAAAATCCAAATTAGGGAGAAGCATGTTTcccaaaaatgaaaattctaaCTTTAGTAGTGGTGAGTCTCAACAAGACAATATCAATGGATTGAAGGCTGACTGGGTAGAACAATATGAGCCAGGTGTTTACATCACATTTACAACCTTACCATGTGGGAAAAAAGGCCTTAAGCGAGTGAGATTTAG GTTTCTTTTTTCTGTCGAGGAGATCCTCAAACTGATTTCTGGGCAAACGTTTTAA
- the LOC108342325 gene encoding NAC domain-containing protein 86 isoform X1, whose amino-acid sequence MNMAPVSLPPGFRFHPTDEELVSYYLKRKINGRKIELEIIPEVDLYKCEPWDLPGKSLLPGKDLEWYFFSPRDRKYPNGSRTNRATKSGYWKATGKDRKVNSQSCAIGMKKTLVYYRGRAPHGCRTGWVMHEYRLDETQCETNTGLQDAYALCRVFKKTTVIPPKVGDQHYVNVTTSHANQIIASDQSSSINELYSEGRGEVLESSNYFMSLDACPSSNINVNTFNINGGRRDNETTWSHFLSEDLLNLPTTSTSSFPNYGSMSYPPSKVDVALECARMQHRFSMPPLQMQDLEFPQVGISKLKMAQGSSSMSGTRNETDILQEILSVAHASQELINQSNYSSQPFMNANENYAPHESDFTFMVGTNYNHVNDMNTMGFVDKAWEDQNTRSIEIGDLDDGFKTDNLRWVGMSSKNVGKSFMEEQQNIVPIDDISNFQTNTEENEMKVGFEKHSCNKEITDTEIDEFSMGFMNDEDPNENFLNEENIDYSNSTNFDVVEETKTNHGMFVSTHQVADTFFHQVAPSQTLKVQLNPVMAGNECIENARVSEGLSFFRKFKAYVTGKLRNPSKTIGSALEFIFALLLMHCVFLKEFVEDWKSELKNGGSVYTMKRMREAEERVRRNEEEKVWLVGMKYGKGFSMVLKKISIFLTISLALFTMWANHIIVHS is encoded by the exons atgaatatggCTCCTGTTTCACTACCTCCTGGGTTTAGGTTCCACCCCACAGATGAAGAACTTGTTTCTTATTATCTCAAAAGAAAGATAAATGGTCGTAAGATCGAGTTAGAGATAATCCCTGAAGTTGATCTTTACAAGTGTGAACCATGGGACTTGCCGG GAAAGTCATTGTTACCGGGAAAAGATTTGGAGTGGTATTTCTTCAGTCCTCGAGATAGGAAATATCCGAATGGATCAAGAACAAATCGTGCAACCAAATCTGGTTACTGGAAAGCCACAGGAAAAGACCGTAAGGTGAATTCTCAGAGTTGTGCAATAGGAATGAAGAAAACCCTAGTTTACTATCGAGGTAGGGCACCACATGGTTGTCGTACAGGTTGGGTTATGCATGAGTATCGTCTTGATGAGACACAGTGTGAAACCAACACAGGCTTGCAG GATGCATATGCTCTTTGTCGTGTGTTCAAGAAGACTACAGTGATTCCTCCAAAAGTTGGAGATCAACACTATGTTAATGTCACCACCAGCCATGCAAATCAGATCATTGCCAGTGATCAATCATCAAGCATTAACGAGCTCTACTCTGAAGGTAGAGGTGAAGTTTTAGAgagttcaaattattttatgtcaTTGGATGCATGCCCTTCCTCCAACATAAATGTGAATACCTTCAATATCAATGGTGGAAGAAGGGACAATGAGACAACATGGTCGCATTTCTTATCAGAAGACTTGCTCAATCTTCCAACAACATCCACTTCTTCATTTCCCAATTATGGATCCATGAGCTATCCTCCATCAAAG GTGGATGTAGCACTGGAGTGTGCAAGGATGCAGCACAGGTTTAGCATGCCTCCATTGCAGATGCAGGATCTGGAGTTTCCTCAAGTTGGAATTTCCAAGCTGAAGATGGCACAAGGGTCGAGTTCCATGAGTGGAACCAGAAATGAAACAGATATCTTGCAGGAAATTCTTTCGGTTGCTCATGCTTCCCAGGAGTTAATAAATCAATCCAACTACTCATCACAGCCATTCATGAATGCCAATGAAAACTATGCTCCTCATGAAAGTGACTTCACTTTTATGGTTGGCACCAATTACAATCATGTCAACGATATGAACACCATGGGATTTGTTGACAAAGCATGGGAAGACCAAAACACAAGATCAATAGAGATTGGAGATCTTGATGATGGATTCAAGACAGACAATTTGAGATGGGTGGGAATGTCCAGCAAAAATGTCGGAAAG AGCTTTATGGAAGAGCAGCAAAATATTGTTCCAATTGATGATATCTCAAACTTCCAAACTAACACGGAAGAAAACGAGATGAAAG TAGGATTTGAGAAACACAGTTGCAACAAAGAAATAACTGATACTGAGATTGATGAATTTTCAATGGGATTCATGAACGATGAAGACCCGAATGAGAACTTCCTAAACGAGGAAAACATTGACTATTCAAATTCTACAAACTTTGATGTTGTTGAGGAAACAAAAACCAATCATGGAATGTTTGTCTCGACTCATCAAGTAGCTGATACATTCTTTCATCAAGTAGCTCCTTCACAAACCCTAAAAGTTCAACTGAATCCAGTAATGGCTGGCAATGAGTGTATAGAGAATGCAAGAGTTAGCGAAGGACTGTCTTTCTTTAGAAAGTTTAAGGCCTATGTGACAGGGAAGCTAAGAAATCCATCAAAGACAATAGGAAGTGCCCTTGAATTCATCTTTGCATTGTTGTTGATGCATTGTGTTTTTCTAAAGGAATTTGTGGAAGATTGGAAATCAGAGCTTAAAAATGGTGGCAGTGTTTACACGAtgaagagaatgagagaagcAGAAGAGAGAGTGAGgaggaatgaagaagaaaaagtttggTTGGTTGGAATGAAATATGGGAAAGGTTTTAGCATGGTCCTAAAGAAGATAAGCATTTTCCTCACTATATCGTTGGCTCTGTTTACCATGTGGGCTAACCATATCATAGTTCACTCTTAG
- the LOC108342325 gene encoding NAC domain-containing protein 86 isoform X2 — protein MNMAPVSLPPGFRFHPTDEELVSYYLKRKINGRKIELEIIPEVDLYKCEPWDLPGKSLLPGKDLEWYFFSPRDRKYPNGSRTNRATKSGYWKATGKDRKVNSQSCAIGMKKTLVYYRGRAPHGCRTGWVMHEYRLDETQCETNTGLQDAYALCRVFKKTTVIPPKVGDQHYVNVTTSHANQIIASDQSSSINELYSEGRGEVLESSNYFMSLDACPSSNINVNTFNINGGRRDNETTWSHFLSEDLLNLPTTSTSSFPNYGSMSYPPSKVDVALECARMQHRFSMPPLQMQDLEFPQVGISKLKMAQGSSSMSGTRNETDILQEILSVAHASQELINQSNYSSQPFMNANENYAPHESDFTFMVGTNYNHVNDMNTMGFVDKAWEDQNTRSIEIGDLDDGFKTDNLRWVGMSSKNVGKSFMEEQQNIVPIDDISNFQTNTEENEMKGFEKHSCNKEITDTEIDEFSMGFMNDEDPNENFLNEENIDYSNSTNFDVVEETKTNHGMFVSTHQVADTFFHQVAPSQTLKVQLNPVMAGNECIENARVSEGLSFFRKFKAYVTGKLRNPSKTIGSALEFIFALLLMHCVFLKEFVEDWKSELKNGGSVYTMKRMREAEERVRRNEEEKVWLVGMKYGKGFSMVLKKISIFLTISLALFTMWANHIIVHS, from the exons atgaatatggCTCCTGTTTCACTACCTCCTGGGTTTAGGTTCCACCCCACAGATGAAGAACTTGTTTCTTATTATCTCAAAAGAAAGATAAATGGTCGTAAGATCGAGTTAGAGATAATCCCTGAAGTTGATCTTTACAAGTGTGAACCATGGGACTTGCCGG GAAAGTCATTGTTACCGGGAAAAGATTTGGAGTGGTATTTCTTCAGTCCTCGAGATAGGAAATATCCGAATGGATCAAGAACAAATCGTGCAACCAAATCTGGTTACTGGAAAGCCACAGGAAAAGACCGTAAGGTGAATTCTCAGAGTTGTGCAATAGGAATGAAGAAAACCCTAGTTTACTATCGAGGTAGGGCACCACATGGTTGTCGTACAGGTTGGGTTATGCATGAGTATCGTCTTGATGAGACACAGTGTGAAACCAACACAGGCTTGCAG GATGCATATGCTCTTTGTCGTGTGTTCAAGAAGACTACAGTGATTCCTCCAAAAGTTGGAGATCAACACTATGTTAATGTCACCACCAGCCATGCAAATCAGATCATTGCCAGTGATCAATCATCAAGCATTAACGAGCTCTACTCTGAAGGTAGAGGTGAAGTTTTAGAgagttcaaattattttatgtcaTTGGATGCATGCCCTTCCTCCAACATAAATGTGAATACCTTCAATATCAATGGTGGAAGAAGGGACAATGAGACAACATGGTCGCATTTCTTATCAGAAGACTTGCTCAATCTTCCAACAACATCCACTTCTTCATTTCCCAATTATGGATCCATGAGCTATCCTCCATCAAAG GTGGATGTAGCACTGGAGTGTGCAAGGATGCAGCACAGGTTTAGCATGCCTCCATTGCAGATGCAGGATCTGGAGTTTCCTCAAGTTGGAATTTCCAAGCTGAAGATGGCACAAGGGTCGAGTTCCATGAGTGGAACCAGAAATGAAACAGATATCTTGCAGGAAATTCTTTCGGTTGCTCATGCTTCCCAGGAGTTAATAAATCAATCCAACTACTCATCACAGCCATTCATGAATGCCAATGAAAACTATGCTCCTCATGAAAGTGACTTCACTTTTATGGTTGGCACCAATTACAATCATGTCAACGATATGAACACCATGGGATTTGTTGACAAAGCATGGGAAGACCAAAACACAAGATCAATAGAGATTGGAGATCTTGATGATGGATTCAAGACAGACAATTTGAGATGGGTGGGAATGTCCAGCAAAAATGTCGGAAAG AGCTTTATGGAAGAGCAGCAAAATATTGTTCCAATTGATGATATCTCAAACTTCCAAACTAACACGGAAGAAAACGAGATGAAAG GATTTGAGAAACACAGTTGCAACAAAGAAATAACTGATACTGAGATTGATGAATTTTCAATGGGATTCATGAACGATGAAGACCCGAATGAGAACTTCCTAAACGAGGAAAACATTGACTATTCAAATTCTACAAACTTTGATGTTGTTGAGGAAACAAAAACCAATCATGGAATGTTTGTCTCGACTCATCAAGTAGCTGATACATTCTTTCATCAAGTAGCTCCTTCACAAACCCTAAAAGTTCAACTGAATCCAGTAATGGCTGGCAATGAGTGTATAGAGAATGCAAGAGTTAGCGAAGGACTGTCTTTCTTTAGAAAGTTTAAGGCCTATGTGACAGGGAAGCTAAGAAATCCATCAAAGACAATAGGAAGTGCCCTTGAATTCATCTTTGCATTGTTGTTGATGCATTGTGTTTTTCTAAAGGAATTTGTGGAAGATTGGAAATCAGAGCTTAAAAATGGTGGCAGTGTTTACACGAtgaagagaatgagagaagcAGAAGAGAGAGTGAGgaggaatgaagaagaaaaagtttggTTGGTTGGAATGAAATATGGGAAAGGTTTTAGCATGGTCCTAAAGAAGATAAGCATTTTCCTCACTATATCGTTGGCTCTGTTTACCATGTGGGCTAACCATATCATAGTTCACTCTTAG